The Pelmatolapia mariae isolate MD_Pm_ZW linkage group LG10_11, Pm_UMD_F_2, whole genome shotgun sequence genome includes a region encoding these proteins:
- the map7d1a gene encoding MAP7 domain-containing protein 1a isoform X6 translates to MDSPAKKDTDRRRTTPSKSDIISRSPASPASPALKSKRDAMKAEDRQKLAKERREEKAKYLEELSKLQAAKKTQWLEKEEKARQLREQQLEERRRKLEEQRIKAEKRRTALEERQKQKLEKNKERYQAAINRSTKKTWAEIRQQRWSWAGALSQNSSQKEGRCSVSTVNLPKHVDSVINKRLSKSSATLWNSPNRTRSLALSPWESSIVDRLMTPTLSFLARSRSAASVLTNGKDGHSPLCPRSASASPLTLCAHQPHHRCSDRWRVTSSSPDITQRQRRRSSTPMDKNKKEKKDKERENEMEKSAITKEKVLKKRQSLPSMRHRPDPSPSPLSRQRPASPATPKGRTASPSPAASPKPPSARGSPSTPKARPKRARTPARVDHRTSSPAPLERVRQPHRPATPEEKKSSPVAPAIVVSSATANASGTPVTTSAISSSPEPAHSSPSVRTVSPAPSPSAKPMAGTNDPEEAARILAEKRRQAREQREREEQERREQEEKERILREERLAREAEERQRREEEARAMAEEQRKRDEAKRLQEEKEAQERAKAEQEENLRLQKQKEEAEARAREEAEKQRLEREKHFQKEEQERLERKKRLEEIMKRTRKTDGSDKKETKSSPLAHVNDKQAESSKASADYQPTPEVSIPNNKTENGQADVKESLSIQAVNGVQATKLENGVSTKEDTVHLEDIIHLTNHGNSTNGALDKSETSMPTEPILSFESEESFMKKAGPMKPQHAAEVL, encoded by the exons CGGCCAAAAAGACCCAGTGGCTGGAGAAGGAGGAAAAGGCGCGGCAGCTCAGGGAGCAACAGCTCGAGGAACGACGCAGGAAGCTCGAGGAGCAGCGGATCAAGGCGGAAAAGCGGCGAACGGCCTTGGAggagagacaaaaacagaaactagagaaaaacaaa GAACGGTATCAGGCGGCCATCAACAGGTCAACAAAGAAGACGTGGGCAGAAATCCGACAGCAGAGATGGTCGTGGGCTGGTGCACTAAGCCAGAACTCAAGCCAGAAAGAGG GCAGATGCTCTGTTTCAACGGTCAACCTGCCCAAACACGTGGACTCTGTTATAAACAAGCGACTCTCCAAGTCCTCCGCCACGCTCTGGAACTCCCCCAACAGAA CGCGCAGCCTTGCATTGAGTCCATGGGAGAGCAGCATAGTCGACCGGCTGATGACACCAACTCTTTCTTTCCTCGCCCGGAGCCGCAGTGCTGCTAGTGTCCTCACAAATGGAAAAGACGGTC ACTCTCCTCTCTGCCCTCGTTCAGCCTCAGCAAGTCCGTTGACCCTGTGTGCCCATCAGCCGCACCACCGCTGCTCTGACCGCTGGAGGGTGACGTCCAGCTCACCAGATATCACCCAGCGTCAACGCAGGCGGAGCTCCACACCT ATGGATAAAaacaagaaggaaaagaaagacaaagaaagggagaatgaaatggaaaaaagtgCCATCACTAAAGAAAAAGTGCTGAAGAAGAGACAGTCTCTACCTAGTATGAGACATAGACCTGATCCAAG TCCTAGTCCTTTATCAAGACAACGGCCAGCATCCCCTGCCACACCCAAGGGCAGAACTGCCTCTCCCAGCCCTGCTGCCTCCCCCAAGCCTCCGTCAGCACGCGGAAGCCCGTCAACCCCGAAGGCCCGGCCCAAAAGAGCCAGGACCCCTGCTAGGGTAGACCACCGGACCTCTTCACCTGCCCCTCTTGAGAGAGTGAGACAGCCCCATAGGCCAGCCACCCCTgaagagaaaaaga GTTCCCCTGTGGCTCCTGCCATTGTGGTATCCTCAGCTACTGCCAATGCATCAGGCACACCAGTCACAACCAGCGCCATTTCCTCCTCGCCTGAGCCAGCCCATTCCTCTCCCTCTGTGCGTACAGTGTCACCTGCACCCTCTCCATCCGCCAAGCCCATGGCAGGCACGAATGACCCAGAGGAGGCGGCTCGTATTCTGGCAGAGAAACGCCGACAGGCCCGAGAGCAGAGGGAGAGGGAAGAGCAGGAACGCCGCGaacaggaagagaaagagag GATCCTGAGAGAGGAACGCTTAGCGAGGGAAGCAGAGGAGAGACAACGCAGGGAGGAGGAGGCACGAGCCATGGCTGAGGAGCAGAGGAAGAGGGATGAAGCGAAGAGGCTGCAAGAGGAGAAGGAGGCTCAGGAAAGGGCCAAAGCTGAGCAGGAGGAGAATTTACGGCTGCAGAAACAG aaaGAGGAGGCTGAGGCTAGAGCTCGGGAGGAGGCGGAGAAGCAGCGCCTGGAGAGGGAGAAACACTTCCAGAAGGAGGAGCAGGAGAGGCTGGAGAGGAAAAAG CGACTGGAGGAGATCATGAAGAGGACACGGAAGACAGATGGAAGTGACaag AAAGAGACAAAGTCCTCCCCACTCGCACATGTCAATGACAAACAGGCAGAGAGTAGCAAAG CATCTGCTGACTACCAGCCAACGCCTGAGGTCAGCATTcccaacaacaaaacagaaaacggACAGGCCGATGTCaaggaaag CCTCTCAATCCAAGCAGTTAATGGGGTCCAGGCTACGAAGCTTGAAAACGGTGTTTCGACGAAAGAAGACACTGTCCACTTGGAAGACATCATCCATCTCACAAATCACGGCAACTCCACTAACGGAGCCCTGGACAAGTCTGAGACCAGCATGCCCACAGAGCCCATCCTTTCTTTTGAAAGCGAGGAGTCATTCATGAAAAAGGCAGGCCCCATGAAGCCTCAGCATGCTGCAG AGGTCCTGTGA